TGGCAACGGCCAAGCGGTGCGGTTATAAAGAGGTGCGTGAAGATGCTGCGATCTGGAGATGAGAACTTTCTTTCCTCGGACCTGCTGCTCGGTTTCGGCGCCTCCATTCAGAGCAAAGCGCCATGCTGAAGCTCTCTAAGAAGTCGGATTCTAAAAGCGACACCAAAATCCTTCTGGACGCCATCTCGAAGGACAAAATGCATCTGGCCAGGTTCATCCTGGACGCTCTGGACGGTAAGATCGTGGACTCGAAGAGCGACGGTGAGCTCACGCCGCTCATCTCGTCCGTGTTTTTAACGGACGCGCGCGCCAGGGCCAAGTTCATGAACCTGCTGCTCCAGAGAGGCGCGAACGTGAACCAGCAGGACGAGTGTGGGCGCACAGCACTCAGTTACGCGTGTGAGAAAGGCTACCTGGATGCCGTGAAGATGCTGGTGAGGAACAACGCCGATCCGGAGATGGTGGACACATGGGGAAACACTGCGCTCATGTACGCTGCCGTCGCTGGCCATTCGCTGGTCGTGGAGTTCCTGGTGAGGGCTTTCAAACGCCTGGGGCTCCAAATCGACCGCCAAAACAAAGTAGGGAACTCAGCAGTGGAGGTGGCAAAGTACCTGGGCCACACCGAGTGCTTATCCGCGTTACTGTGCAGCTCCAAAAAAGCGCACGATCAAGACGCTTTAGATGAAAGATTCGCACTTTTGCGCACCAACGACGGCGAGGACACAAACGCCGAAAAGGAAAAACCACCTGAAGTGCCAGACACGCACCAGAGCAAAAGCAGGAGGAAGCACCCTAATCTATGGAGCAGAATGAGGTCCATGGACTCTATCGAGGAGTTAGAGAGAGAAAGTGAATCTGAGAAGGACAGATGGCCACTATCTCCACAAGGATGCGCTTTCTCAGGTGCACTCACTCCGAAACCGCCTCAGCGATCCCGCGTTGCTCAAACTTTAAAGCAAGTCGCGGAAAGCTGTCTGAACAGCCATCTCCCACCTTTATCCAGAGGGGCAGAGCCTCACAGCCCTTCTTTAACCAGGACACCCAAAACCCACGCGCGCACAACCGGCGCTCTCTCCGGTCCGCTCGGGATCTTGCTCACACCTATTCGGAAAACCAACAGATCGGACTCGAGCAAAGAGGGCGTCAGTGCAATGAGGTTCGATGACAGTTATTACCGAAAGCggtgcagtttgcctaccagcgcCCTCGGACCAACACCGCCTGAACGAGCACTGCTCAAACCTGCGCGCAAAAGCAAACCCGCTCCTGCTCCTAAAGGCGTCAGTTCGCCGCCGCATACCGAGCTTGCCGACTTTTCCGCGTTTTCCGTCCTAAGCAACAGGTTACTGAGGCGATTCACTTTGCCCGAGATAAAAAAGGCCGGAAAAGAAGTGAGAGAAGACGGCGGTGCGCACGGAGGAAGCTGTGAAACAGCTGCACGGGGCATGCCAAGGTCCGAGACCTTCCCCCTGAGCACCAACCACCCCCAAGTGGGAAGTAAGCCGAGTATAGACAGCATCAGCTCAGTGAAGTGCGAGTTTGACTTTCAGCTTAAAGCCAACTTTTGACCGTGCCGCTGCGTTTGCAGGGGGTCACGTGACGCTGCAGAGGACGAATCGTTTGCTCAAACCGGGGATCTGCGTTGCGGTTACTCCGACATGTTTTTATGCTTTATGTTTGAAGAGGCGGATGAGAAATTGCTCTCATTAACACTCTTTTTATCTTATCTATAGGCCTAGTACAGACTCAGtgagactgaataataataataataataataataataataataataataataataataatggggcggcacggtggtgtagtgctgtcgcctcacagcaagaaggtcctgggttcgagacccgtggccggcgagggcctttctgtgcggagtttgcatgttctccccgtgtccgcgtgggtttcctccgggtgctccggtttcccccacagtccaaagacatgcaggttaggttaactggtgactctaaattgaccgtgagtgtgaatgtgagtgtgaatggttgtctgtgtctatgtgtcagcccgtagtcagctgggataggctccaacttgcctgcgaccctgtagaaggataaagcggctagagataatgagatgagatgataataataataataataataataataattccatcaTTTCAATGTATGAGCTTTCAAGTGAttagtaaattaataaaatgcCATCACGAATGTCATGTTCGTAACGCTGCATTGCGCGCGTTCGACTTACTTGCTCATTATTCTTTTGTGCTGCAGTGAAACGTGAAATGAGACTACCCTTTCACCCTTTCACCTCACTCTCGGGTTCGAGAAATCAAGGAGCCCACTGGGATGTGTACCGTATGTGTGCATGAGTGTCTATGGACACTTTGTCAGCTTTGTTCTCGCACAGCTGAGTtcccatatttacaaccctgcgtagagcctgaacacacacacacacacactggacagCAGCTGCAGTGTTGCCTCTTAGATGGAGTAAGGAAGGAGGGaggggagaggaggggaggggaAAGGAAGAGGTGCAGCGATTTCCTCCTGCGCCCCAGCTGAGAACCCAGATATGGAAATAACAGCATTGCGGGAGTAGTGGTGCGGTGCGTCCTCACCTGGCCAACTTACCGGAACTTCCACCACTGATAAAATCTCCTCTTTGGTTGTATGTGCAGTGTAGACTATATCTGCAGCACTTGTTTTTTCAACGTTTTTACTATCTTCATCTTTAGAGTACCCCTCATCAAATGAGTTGGTGCGCGTAGTGACCGGATGCTACCTCACTCAGGAGACACCCGGATTTTGCTGCATCCGCAATGATCTGAGGGTTACTCCGGAAAGTCGTGCAGCGTGTCCGTGGtgcattattgtttaatttaattttatttattttttcttaaatTCATCCAAATCTTCAGTTTGGTTTGGTTCAGAGACTGCGCGTGCGTCAGCATGGAGTGGCTGAGGTTCAGCACCGTGGACAGCGCCGGAGTTTTCCTCTGTCTCCTCTGTAAGTACAGCGCCGAAACTGCGGCTGCGTCCCAAAGCGCACACTTCCCtagaaccgtgtgtgtgtgtgtgtgtgtgtgtgtgtagggtacaCTATAAATATGCTGTACTAATATGGTGCAATCGTGATCTTTAATATAATCTACCCTAAAGGTGGTTGTTTCACTATACACAGTGATAAGCCTTTGTACTCACTTTAGTGTTCTCTATTGTGTTTAAAGTCTGAGCAATAGTAATTTCATCATGTTTAATTGATCTTTAGTCTTAATATTGTATATCAGCATAAGTGCACTAACGTTATACTATTTAATACAAACGGATTTGTAAGTAGCCTGAGTACTTTGTTCACTGAGATGGGGAAAAGTACAGGTCTGGTTTCTCCATAAGGTAAAATGTAAATGTCCTCTCAGAGGCACAGCTGTGCTCCTTAGAGTCCAACTGATGTTCCTTATCATGTTCCTTATGCTGTCCCTTCAACTACCCCTGATGGTACAGTATAACTCCACTGATGAGCGTCTGTAGAGCTCCCAGTTCAGTGCTGATTTTCAGAGTGTATTGTGTGATTTTGAAACGAAAGAACAGACAAAGAAAGTGCTTGCTGCAGGAGGACTGAGCAAACTGATATGTTGTTCAGAGCTCAGTAACATGAACATCCTGGCTGAACTGCAGGCGTGCTGTCGGGGGTCTCGGTTGTAGCAGAGCAGGAAGTGGAGAATCTGTCTGGTCTGTCTCCAAACCCGGACAAAGACATTTTCGTGGTGCGTGAAAATGGGACGACTTGTTTGATGGCAGAGTTCGCAGTGAAATTCATCATCCCCTACGACGTCCTCGCGCTTAACGGAATAGACGTAAGTTCTCTCACTTATTAAGCCCGACTGACTGCCTTAAGATTTTCTCTCATTTTTAATCAATTCATTTACTAACAGTTGGAGTTTTGAAAAGCGCATGTAGGTGTGACATGGCTCTTTGATGATGGTGTGGTTGGTCCGCAGTTGATCATGGAGCAGGCGGCTCTGTCCCTCCCCCGTGGTGCGCAGATCGCAGGCACGTGTGGAAGCAGTGAGGCAGAGCTGCACATCTCCTGGAGCAATAACGCCTTCACGTTCCGCCTGTACTTCAGCAAGGTGCGCACATCTGACTTGCCTGCTCCAGTCTCACACAGGGTCAGAAACTCGGCACTTTCATTAACACCATGGACACTCACTCAACGGGTGCAGATTACAAAGTCATCTGAGAGTTGAGCCCACAGTGTGcgcttgcatgtgtgtgtatggctACGGGCATGTTTTGAATCCCTTGATTTGTATAGTGTGATAAGGTAATGATGATTTTGCAgttgggaaaatatttggctggttcccacaaaaaaaaaaggaacaaaccCAAAACATattggtacagtgtgtgtgtgtgtgtgtgtgtgtgtgtgtgtgtgtgtgtgtgtgtgtgtgtgtgtgtgtgtgtgtttaggagaAACACACCGTGAGAAGAGATGGGAAAACTAAAGAGAGTGAAGTGTGGAAGATAAGCAAGGTTCAGCTGATTTATGACACCTCTGAGACAACGCACTTCATCAACGCGTACAACCGTGAGAACACTTTAAGCTTTtatgtgtagtaataataataataataattattattattagtagtagtagtagtagtagtactactactactactactattatattttatatttattaataaattatttcaatgttaaataattttaatattaatataaaatttacataattttaattttaatgcaTATCATAAGagaatatcaatatataaataataataatacttattattattttaatttattgataattttaattttaatacatATAATAAGAGAAtatcaatataataataataataataataataataataataataataatagtggttattattattatttgtcctTTCTTGATTCACTAATCTTTCATGCGCATCATGCAATATCATGCGCAACCTTGCTGTGAGCTTTTCCAAAAGCCCTTTGGTCAGTGAATGTATTTATGGTCAAATGACTTCTCATAATAAATCTAACAAAAGCCGGTAACTCTATGCTTTTTAGATTGACAGTGTTTTTCGGTAATGAACCACTCAGTGAAGATAAGGATGTTCTCACTGCAGTGCACTGCGCAGTTCCTCTGCATCTGTGCGTGATGTGTCGTTAATTCCTGGCTCCTTTCTTCACATATAGAACAACACCCAAGCAAAAATAATTAATTGTGTTCCGTCAAATCAgcaaaactgatttttttttaagaaaatcatttttctttcttttgtcccttttttgttttatttgtatGCAGGGTTATGAGAGTGTAAAAATAAGTGATTTCAGCTGGGTGTCAGTACATAAATATATACACCTGTGTAACACTTGTATATAGTCTTATATAAAATACTTGTATATAGTGTTATGTAGTACTGAGTATGGCATCACTGAGCAATTTACTCTCTGTAATACACAAAGTATTAAAATTACTGATGCATGGAAGTAGATTAGAAATTCATTTGGATACTCACCCACACATTTAAGGAGGGTAAAtattaatctcattatctctttatAGGAACATTCACATGATGGCAGGATTCCATGACAATTTTGATATCGTGTGATATCTGACTGGTCCCTAGACACATTTTTCCCATCAAAAGAATGCAGCTTAAAATAAATACAACAAAGATAATGCATgtgtactgtatatgtgtgtgtgtgtgtgtgtacttgtgcaGCGGGGAAACACACTGCCAGCACCCGTCATCACTCAGCCCTGGTGACACCAGCAGGCCGCTCGTACACATGCACAGCTCAGCAGACCCTCACCCTCATCTCCAGTGACCATCAGAAAGTCATCACGGTCTCCATGTCTGACATCCAGATTCAACCTTTTGACATCAAAAGCGACTTTGTATTCAGTGAACGTAAGaaatacacacactcatacagaaagagagagagagaatttgtgGTCTTACTTTGTCCTAATAGTTTAAAAAA
This Neoarius graeffei isolate fNeoGra1 chromosome 3, fNeoGra1.pri, whole genome shotgun sequence DNA region includes the following protein-coding sequences:
- the lamp5 gene encoding lysosome-associated membrane glycoprotein 5 — its product is MEWLRFSTVDSAGVFLCLLCVLSGVSVVAEQEVENLSGLSPNPDKDIFVVRENGTTCLMAEFAVKFIIPYDVLALNGIDLIMEQAALSLPRGAQIAGTCGSSEAELHISWSNNAFTFRLYFSKEKHTVRRDGKTKESEVWKISKVQLIYDTSETTHFINAYNPGKHTASTRHHSALVTPAGRSYTCTAQQTLTLISSDHQKVITVSMSDIQIQPFDIKSDFVFSEPYKCITDQRERLEETLPLVLGLILGLIIVITVTIYHFHLKLTAHQPQLPRDRSLYKHM